In Pseudomonas sp. R76, one genomic interval encodes:
- a CDS encoding chemotaxis response regulator protein-glutamate methylesterase — translation MRIAIVNDMPMAVEALRRALSFEPAHEVVWVASNGLEAVQHCAEVTPDLILMDLIMPVMDGVEATRRIMAETPCPIVIVTVDRQANVSRVFEAMGHGALDVVDTPALGVGNAKDAAAPLLRKILNIGWLVGQRGSRVRTETAPQRSTGKRQSLVAIGSSAGGPAALESLLKGLPRDFPAAIVLVQHVDQVFAAGMAEWLSSASGLPVRLAREGEPPQSGVVLLAGTNHHIRLLKNGTLAYTAEPVNEIYRPSIDVFFESVASHWNGDAVGVLLTGMGRDGAQGLKLLREQGYLTIAQDQQSSAVYGMPKAAAAIDAAVEIRPLDRIAPRLLEVFAK, via the coding sequence ATGAGGATTGCGATCGTCAATGACATGCCCATGGCCGTCGAGGCCTTGCGCCGCGCCTTGAGTTTTGAACCCGCGCACGAAGTGGTGTGGGTGGCCAGCAATGGCCTGGAAGCCGTGCAGCACTGCGCCGAAGTGACGCCGGACCTGATTCTGATGGACCTGATCATGCCGGTGATGGACGGCGTGGAAGCCACGCGGCGGATCATGGCCGAGACGCCGTGCCCGATCGTGATCGTCACCGTAGACCGCCAGGCCAATGTCAGCCGCGTGTTCGAAGCCATGGGCCACGGCGCGCTGGACGTGGTGGACACGCCGGCGCTGGGCGTCGGCAACGCCAAGGACGCGGCGGCGCCGTTGCTGCGCAAAATCCTCAATATTGGCTGGCTGGTTGGCCAGCGCGGCAGCCGCGTACGCACCGAAACCGCGCCCCAGCGCAGCACCGGCAAGCGCCAGAGCCTGGTGGCGATTGGTTCCTCGGCTGGCGGGCCGGCTGCCCTGGAAAGCCTGCTCAAGGGTTTGCCACGGGACTTTCCCGCGGCCATCGTGCTGGTGCAGCATGTGGACCAGGTGTTCGCCGCCGGCATGGCCGAGTGGCTGAGCAGCGCTTCCGGCTTGCCGGTGCGCCTGGCGCGCGAGGGCGAGCCGCCACAAAGTGGCGTGGTCCTGCTGGCCGGCACCAACCACCATATTCGCCTGTTGAAAAATGGCACGCTAGCCTATACCGCAGAGCCGGTGAACGAGATTTACCGGCCGTCCATCGACGTGTTTTTTGAAAGCGTCGCCAGCCATTGGAACGGCGACGCCGTCGGCGTATTGCTGACCGGCATGGGGCGCGACGGCGCCCAGGGGCTCAAATTGCTGCGTGAACAAGGATATTTGACCATCGCCCAGGATCAGCAGAGCTCGGCGGTGTATGGCATGCCCAAAGCGGCGGCGGCCATTGATGCCGCTGTTGAAATTCGCCCACTGGACAGAATTGCGCCCAGATTGCTGGAGGTCTTTGCAAAATGA
- a CDS encoding hybrid sensor histidine kinase/response regulator produces the protein MTPDQMRDASLLELFSLEADAQTQVLSAGLLALERNPTQADQLEACMRAAHSLKGAARIVGVDAGVSVAHVMEDCLVSAQESRLYLQPEHIDALLQGTDLLMRIATPGNDVGPADIQAYVALMERLLDPSQPMAKVAPPSTPAPPPVPAPAPVVEELPPEPESAPPVTSELPRQNKRMTEGGERVLRVTAERLNSLLDLSSKSLVETQRLKPYLASMQRLKRIQSQSARALDTLDGQLKTLDLNLEAQEALADTRRLLSEAQALLAEKTAELDEFGWQAGQRAQVLYDTALACRMRPFADVLAGQVRMVRDLGRSLGKQVRLEIEGEKTQVDRDVLEKLEAPLTHLLRNAVDHGIEMPEQRLLAGKPAEGLIRLRASHQAGLLVLELSDDGNGVDLERLRGTIVDRHLSPLETALRLSEEELLTFLFLPGFSLRDKVTEVSGRGVGLDAVQHMVRQLRGAVVLEQTAGQGSRFHLEVPLTLSVVRSLVVEVGEEAYAFPLAHIERMCDLAPDDIVQLEGRQHFWHEGRHVGLVAASQLLQRPAGQSNEETLKVVVIRERDAIYGIALERFIGERTLVVLPLDDRLGKVQDISAGALLDDGSVVLIVDVEDMLRSVDKLLNTGRLERIARRSQQATEAPRKRVLVVDDSLTVRELQRKLLLNRGYEVAVAVDGMDGWNALRSEDFDLLITDIDMPRMDGIELVTLLRRDSRLQSLPVMVVSYKDREEDRRRGLDAGADYYLAKASFHDDALLDAVVELIGGARA, from the coding sequence ATGACCCCCGACCAGATGCGCGATGCCTCGCTGCTCGAACTGTTCAGCCTGGAAGCCGACGCGCAGACCCAAGTGCTGAGCGCCGGTTTGCTGGCCCTGGAACGCAACCCGACCCAGGCCGACCAGCTGGAAGCCTGCATGCGCGCCGCGCACTCGCTCAAGGGCGCGGCGCGGATTGTTGGGGTGGACGCCGGGGTCAGCGTGGCCCACGTCATGGAGGATTGCCTGGTCAGCGCCCAGGAAAGCCGCCTGTACCTGCAACCTGAACATATCGACGCCTTGCTGCAAGGCACCGACCTGCTGATGCGCATCGCCACGCCGGGCAATGACGTCGGTCCGGCGGATATCCAGGCCTATGTGGCACTGATGGAGCGCCTGCTTGATCCGTCGCAGCCGATGGCCAAGGTCGCGCCGCCGTCAACGCCAGCGCCACCGCCGGTGCCTGCTCCGGCGCCTGTCGTCGAAGAACTGCCGCCGGAGCCCGAATCCGCGCCGCCGGTCACCAGCGAACTGCCGCGCCAGAATAAACGCATGACCGAAGGCGGCGAGCGTGTGTTGCGGGTCACCGCCGAGCGCTTGAACAGCCTGCTCGACTTGTCGAGTAAGTCCCTGGTGGAAACCCAGCGGCTCAAGCCTTACCTGGCGAGCATGCAGCGCCTCAAGCGTATTCAAAGCCAGAGCGCACGCGCCTTGGACACCTTGGACGGGCAGCTCAAGACCCTGGATTTGAACCTTGAAGCCCAGGAAGCCTTGGCCGACACACGCCGCCTGTTAAGCGAAGCCCAGGCGCTGCTGGCGGAAAAAACCGCCGAGCTGGATGAGTTCGGCTGGCAGGCCGGGCAGCGCGCCCAGGTGCTGTACGACACTGCGCTGGCGTGCCGCATGCGACCGTTTGCCGATGTGCTCGCCGGGCAGGTGCGCATGGTGCGTGACCTGGGCCGCAGCCTGGGCAAACAAGTGCGCCTGGAGATCGAAGGCGAGAAGACGCAAGTCGACCGCGACGTGCTGGAAAAACTTGAGGCACCGCTTACGCATTTATTGCGCAATGCGGTCGACCACGGCATCGAAATGCCCGAGCAGCGCCTGCTGGCGGGTAAGCCAGCTGAAGGCCTGATCCGCCTGCGCGCGTCTCACCAAGCGGGTTTGCTCGTGCTGGAGTTGAGCGACGACGGCAATGGCGTCGATCTGGAGCGCCTGCGCGGCACCATCGTCGACCGGCACCTGTCACCGCTGGAAACCGCCCTGCGCCTGAGTGAAGAGGAACTGCTGACGTTCCTGTTCCTGCCGGGTTTCAGCCTGCGTGACAAGGTCACCGAAGTGTCCGGGCGCGGCGTCGGCCTGGACGCGGTGCAACATATGGTTCGCCAACTGCGCGGCGCGGTGGTGCTGGAGCAGACGGCGGGGCAGGGCAGCCGCTTCCATCTGGAGGTGCCGCTGACGCTGTCGGTGGTGCGCAGCCTGGTGGTGGAAGTTGGCGAAGAAGCCTACGCGTTCCCGCTGGCGCACATCGAACGCATGTGCGACCTGGCGCCGGACGACATTGTGCAACTGGAAGGCCGCCAGCATTTCTGGCACGAAGGTCGCCACGTCGGCCTGGTCGCGGCCAGCCAGTTGCTGCAGCGCCCGGCCGGGCAGAGCAACGAAGAAACCCTGAAAGTGGTGGTGATCCGCGAGCGTGATGCGATCTATGGCATTGCGTTGGAGCGCTTTATCGGCGAGCGCACCTTGGTGGTGTTGCCGCTGGATGATCGCCTGGGCAAGGTCCAGGATATTTCTGCCGGTGCGTTGCTGGATGACGGCTCGGTGGTGTTGATCGTCGACGTTGAAGACATGCTGCGTTCGGTCGACAAGCTGCTCAATACCGGCCGCCTGGAACGCATCGCCCGGCGCAGCCAGCAGGCCACCGAAGCGCCGCGCAAACGCGTGCTGGTGGTGGATGATTCGCTCACCGTGCGTGAGCTGCAACGCAAATTGTTACTTAATCGCGGTTATGAAGTGGCTGTCGCGGTCGATGGCATGGACGGCTGGAACGCGTTGCGCTCCGAAGACTTCGACCTGCTCATCACTGACATTGATATGCCTCGTATGGACGGTATTGAATTGGTCACACTCTTGCGTCGTGATAGTCGCCTGCAATCGTTGCCGGTGATGGTGGTGTCGTACAAGGATCGCGAAGAAGACCGGCGTCGTGGACTGGACGCCGGCGCCGACTATTATTTAGCTAAAGCCAGTTTCCATGACGACGCCTTGCTGGACGCCGTGGTGGAACTGATTGGAGGCGCACGGGCATGA